A single region of the Crocosphaera sp. UHCC 0190 genome encodes:
- a CDS encoding DUF2358 domain-containing protein: MNILDIIKKDYQTFPQNQTYSIYAENVYFKDPMTEFTGIKRYQTMIQFMSTWFKNIDLELHNIYQSDNIIHTKWTLHWTTPLPWKPSISIPGSSELSINDQNLITSHIDYWNCSKWDVVKQHFFPNPS; the protein is encoded by the coding sequence ATGAATATCCTAGACATAATCAAAAAAGACTACCAAACATTTCCCCAGAACCAAACTTACTCAATTTATGCCGAAAATGTTTACTTTAAAGATCCCATGACTGAATTTACGGGAATTAAACGCTATCAAACTATGATTCAATTTATGTCAACTTGGTTCAAAAATATTGATTTAGAATTACACAATATTTATCAATCTGATAACATAATTCATACAAAATGGACACTCCACTGGACAACCCCCCTCCCCTGGAAACCCTCTATTTCTATCCCAGGAAGCAGCGAATTAAGCATTAATGACCAAAACCTCATTACCTCTCACATTGACTACTGGAATTGTTCCAAGTGGGACGTGGTGAAACAACATTTTTTCCCAAATCCTTCATAA
- a CDS encoding helix-turn-helix domain-containing protein gives MPFTIIAPKPGPTTSDRILELILTHPHGITVKGLSDRLNRPVSMIQHCLKDLASLKIVRAELNPDDRQWVYYPASKLTEN, from the coding sequence TTGCCATTTACTATTATTGCCCCCAAACCAGGGCCAACCACAAGCGATCGCATTCTAGAACTCATTTTAACTCACCCTCATGGCATCACTGTTAAAGGATTGAGCGATCGCTTAAATCGCCCCGTTTCGATGATACAACATTGCCTAAAAGATCTCGCGTCCTTAAAAATTGTAAGGGCCGAACTTAATCCAGATGATAGACAATGGGTTTATTATCCTGCTAGTAAACTAACAGAAAATTAA
- a CDS encoding PEP-CTERM sorting domain-containing protein yields the protein MNLVVNRFYQNNQKMNKIIIGSLVALSSLFSLTLPSKAARIQVTVTNLTNNSVFSPVSSIFHDGSFDNFNLGEAASLGIERIAEDGNGSFLNADAISSGFVAGSVGTGPITAGVTVSGIFEVNPSLGRYFNFASMFVPSNDAFIGNDDQTEYQIFDINGKFISQIIDVPAFEIWDAGTEVNDEISPNAAIPGQSGIAGAGTTEGGVVTVHPGFTAGGNLEQLGFTSPTNLPSPVFRITITSVPEPSTLLGLLTVGGLSLLIKRKKQN from the coding sequence ATGAATCTCGTCGTTAACCGCTTTTACCAAAATAATCAGAAGATGAATAAAATTATCATAGGCAGTTTAGTTGCACTCAGTTCCTTGTTTTCTCTGACTTTACCCTCCAAAGCAGCAAGGATTCAAGTCACTGTCACTAACCTCACGAATAACAGTGTTTTTAGTCCTGTTAGTAGCATTTTTCATGATGGTAGCTTTGACAATTTTAATTTAGGTGAAGCTGCTTCTCTGGGAATTGAAAGAATAGCTGAAGATGGAAATGGCTCATTCTTGAATGCTGATGCAATTAGTAGTGGTTTTGTCGCAGGAAGTGTCGGAACAGGGCCTATTACCGCAGGAGTGACTGTTTCGGGGATTTTTGAAGTTAATCCAAGTCTTGGACGCTACTTTAATTTTGCTTCGATGTTTGTCCCCAGTAATGACGCATTTATCGGCAATGATGACCAAACAGAGTATCAAATTTTTGACATCAATGGGAAATTTATCTCTCAAATAATTGATGTTCCAGCCTTTGAAATTTGGGACGCAGGGACAGAAGTTAATGACGAAATCAGTCCTAATGCAGCAATTCCTGGTCAAAGTGGTATTGCGGGTGCAGGAACTACTGAAGGTGGTGTCGTTACGGTTCATCCCGGATTTACTGCTGGTGGTAATTTAGAACAATTAGGGTTTACCAGTCCGACTAACCTTCCTTCTCCTGTGTTCAGAATTACTATCACCTCTGTTCCTGAACCTAGCACCTTACTTGGACTCTTGACAGTTGGTGGTTTGTCTTTGCTCATCAAAAGAAAGAAGCAAAACTAA
- a CDS encoding TRC40/GET3/ArsA family transport-energizing ATPase gives MRVILMTGKGGVGKTSVAAATGLRCAELGYKTLVLSTDPAHSLADSFDLELGHDPRLLRPNLWGAELDALMELEGNWGAVKRYITQVLQARGLDGVQAEELAILPGMDEIFGLVRMKRHYDEGEYDVLIIDSAPTGTALRLLSLPEVGGWYMRRFYKPLQGMSVALRPLVEPLFRPIAGFSLPDKEVMDAPYEFYEQIEALEKVLTDNKQTSVRLVTNPEKMVIKESLRAHAYLSLYNVSTDLVIANRIIPDTVTDPFFKKWKENQQIYKQEIYDDFHPLPVKEVPLFSEELCGMAALERLKDTLYKDEDPAKVYHEENTIRIVQKDQEYSLELYLPGIPKEQVQLNKTGDELNIRIGNHRRNLVLPQALAALKPSGAKMEEDYLKIRFSSGVGAKV, from the coding sequence ATGCGTGTAATCCTCATGACTGGTAAAGGAGGGGTTGGTAAAACCTCCGTCGCTGCGGCCACTGGCCTGAGATGTGCGGAATTAGGATATAAAACCTTAGTCTTAAGTACCGACCCGGCCCATTCCCTTGCCGATAGCTTTGATCTAGAATTAGGCCATGATCCTCGTTTACTGCGTCCTAACCTTTGGGGGGCAGAATTAGACGCATTGATGGAATTAGAGGGGAATTGGGGGGCAGTTAAACGCTATATAACCCAGGTATTGCAAGCAAGAGGGTTAGATGGGGTGCAAGCGGAAGAATTAGCTATTTTACCAGGAATGGATGAAATTTTTGGCTTGGTTCGCATGAAACGCCACTATGATGAGGGAGAATACGACGTTTTAATTATAGATTCTGCCCCCACCGGAACTGCTTTACGTTTGCTTAGTCTCCCTGAAGTGGGGGGCTGGTATATGAGAAGATTTTATAAACCGTTACAAGGGATGTCCGTTGCGTTGCGTCCCTTGGTAGAACCTTTGTTCCGACCGATCGCCGGATTTTCTTTACCAGATAAGGAGGTAATGGACGCACCCTATGAATTTTACGAGCAAATTGAAGCATTAGAGAAGGTTTTGACGGATAATAAGCAAACTTCCGTCCGTTTAGTCACTAATCCCGAAAAAATGGTGATTAAAGAATCTTTACGGGCCCATGCTTATTTAAGTTTGTACAATGTTTCTACAGATTTAGTAATCGCTAATCGTATTATTCCTGACACTGTGACTGATCCTTTCTTTAAAAAATGGAAAGAAAATCAACAGATTTATAAGCAGGAAATTTATGATGATTTTCATCCTTTACCGGTTAAAGAAGTGCCATTATTTTCAGAAGAATTATGTGGCATGGCAGCTTTAGAAAGACTGAAAGATACTCTCTACAAAGATGAAGATCCTGCGAAGGTTTATCATGAAGAAAACACAATTAGAATTGTTCAAAAAGATCAGGAATATAGCTTAGAGTTGTATTTACCAGGAATTCCAAAAGAACAAGTTCAACTCAATAAAACTGGAGACGAATTAAACATCAGAATTGGTAATCATCGCCGTAATTTAGTGTTACCTCAAGCGTTAGCTGCTTTGAAACCTTCAGGGGCAAAAATGGAGGAAGATTACTTAAAAATTCGCTTTAGTAGTGGAGTTGGGGCCAAAGTTTAA